From Pelosinus fermentans DSM 17108, the proteins below share one genomic window:
- a CDS encoding lipopolysaccharide biosynthesis protein translates to MFKKLFSSSLFRSMGVYTTSNFINMAIPFFLMPIMTRYMSPEDYGITAMFQVITGFLAPFIGLGMQDAINRKYFDRDRIDLPKYIANCLMIVAITAVIASFTLYFFSNQISKIAFFPQEWLWGTWVVAIGQFLVSLVLGLWQVQFKSILYSIYQVVMTLANMVLSLWFIVGLDLKWQGRLEAQILVVVVFGLLGLFILYRQGWMNFTFDYGYAKDALKFGLPLVPHALGGIIMTMTDRIFITTMVGITDTGLYSVGAQIGMVIALIEGAFGTAWGPWLFERLKRDDTDKTKSTIVKMTYLYFIGLFILTIGLSMIAPWFLSFFIGEKFVGAGKFVFWIALGNAFGGMFRIVALYIVYVEKTHILATITFVSAGLYTISNYLFISWHGSLGAAQSFAFIKFVFLVLTWILSNRVFQMPWMILKK, encoded by the coding sequence ATGTTTAAGAAATTATTTTCATCTTCGTTGTTTCGTTCAATGGGGGTATATACAACTAGTAATTTTATAAATATGGCCATACCCTTTTTTTTGATGCCTATTATGACCCGTTACATGTCACCAGAAGATTATGGTATTACTGCTATGTTTCAGGTTATTACTGGGTTTTTAGCTCCATTTATAGGATTGGGAATGCAAGACGCTATTAATAGGAAATATTTTGATCGTGATAGAATTGACTTACCCAAGTATATTGCGAACTGCTTAATGATTGTTGCGATTACTGCTGTTATAGCTTCTTTTACACTTTATTTCTTTTCAAATCAAATAAGTAAAATAGCATTCTTCCCCCAGGAGTGGTTATGGGGGACTTGGGTCGTTGCAATTGGACAATTCTTGGTTTCTCTAGTTTTGGGACTCTGGCAGGTCCAATTCAAATCAATATTATATAGTATATATCAAGTAGTAATGACGCTGGCAAATATGGTATTGTCATTATGGTTTATTGTGGGGCTAGATTTAAAATGGCAAGGACGGCTTGAAGCACAAATACTTGTAGTAGTGGTATTTGGTCTACTCGGTTTATTCATACTCTATAGGCAGGGATGGATGAATTTTACCTTTGACTATGGTTACGCAAAAGATGCTCTTAAGTTTGGACTTCCACTTGTTCCCCATGCATTAGGCGGAATTATTATGACAATGACGGATCGGATTTTTATTACAACAATGGTTGGTATTACTGATACGGGCCTATATTCTGTGGGAGCTCAAATTGGGATGGTAATAGCCTTGATTGAAGGCGCTTTTGGGACTGCGTGGGGACCTTGGTTATTTGAACGTTTGAAGAGAGATGATACAGATAAGACTAAAAGTACTATAGTAAAGATGACGTATTTATATTTTATAGGTTTATTTATTTTAACCATTGGACTATCAATGATAGCTCCATGGTTTCTAAGCTTTTTTATAGGCGAAAAGTTCGTAGGTGCAGGAAAATTTGTTTTTTGGATCGCTTTAGGGAATGCGTTTGGTGGCATGTTTAGAATTGTAGCGTTGTATATTGTATATGTTGAAAAGACTCATATATTAGCAACGATTACGTTTGTTTCTGCAGGTTTGTACACTATTTCAAATTACTTATTTATTTCTTGGCATGGGTCACTTGGTGCGGCGCAATCATTTGCTTTTATTAAGTTTGTTTTTCTAGTACTTACATGGATCCTGAGTAATCGAGTTTTCCAGATGCCATGGATGATATTGAAAAAGTAG
- a CDS encoding CatB-related O-acetyltransferase, translating into MIKTIFKNPFTRWLKWLMHYFHVRRKFPTAKLYYKAFARQSQLGEYVTIYEKSNVHQCEIGDYTYIAGQSTLLNTRVGKFCSIGPGVRCGLGRHPVNFVSTHPIFFSIFKQAQITFADKAYFKELLPIEMGNDVWIGANAVILDGVNIGDGAIIAAGAVVNKDIPAYAVVGGVPAKTIKYRFSQKEIKYLMEFKWWNKENSWIKDNWKSFHDIELFSRNNSY; encoded by the coding sequence ATGATAAAAACGATTTTTAAAAATCCTTTTACTAGATGGCTTAAGTGGCTAATGCACTATTTCCACGTTAGACGTAAATTTCCAACTGCGAAATTATATTATAAGGCTTTTGCTAGACAGTCGCAGTTAGGAGAATATGTGACTATTTATGAGAAATCTAATGTACATCAGTGTGAGATTGGTGATTACACCTATATAGCAGGTCAGAGCACATTATTAAACACACGTGTAGGCAAATTTTGCTCAATTGGTCCTGGTGTACGGTGCGGATTGGGAAGACATCCAGTAAATTTTGTTTCTACACATCCTATTTTCTTTTCTATATTTAAGCAAGCTCAAATTACTTTCGCTGATAAAGCATACTTTAAAGAACTTTTACCAATAGAAATGGGGAATGATGTATGGATTGGTGCTAATGCTGTTATTTTGGATGGCGTAAATATTGGAGATGGAGCTATTATTGCAGCAGGAGCTGTTGTTAATAAAGATATTCCGGCATATGCCGTCGTTGGTGGTGTACCGGCTAAGACTATTAAGTATAGATTTAGCCAGAAAGAGATTAAATATTTAATGGAATTTAAGTGGTGGAATAAAGAGAATAGTTGGATTAAAGATAATTGGAAATCATTCCATGATATAGAGTTGTTTTCC